Genomic DNA from Thermodesulfobacteriota bacterium:
GGCAGTTAATCTATTCATCTATTTCTATCACAAGCAGTTTGTCCAGCTCGCCTTCTCTTTCAAGCGCTGCAAGCTCATCGTAGCCGCCAATAAGCTTGTCATTGATTGTAATGATAGGCACAGTTCTCCATTTGTGCTTTTCAACGAGCTCCATTCTGAGTTCATGATCACTTGTAAGATCGATCTCAACAAATTCAACTCCCTTATTATTGAGAAGACCTTTTGCGGCCCTGCAATAACCACAATAAGTACTTGTATATATCACAACTTTAGTCAAACTTTTACCATCCTTAATAACGTATAGTTATCTAGGCTTTAAGATGCTTGGTTTTTTTAAGAGATTCAAGTATTATTGAGAACCCATCGGCCGAATTTAATTAAACCTAGGGTCTTTAAATCTGGTAAGTTGCAAACATTATATGAGAAAATTTCTAACATCCCTCACCGTATTATTCATGGTTATCATGCTGAGCTCGTGCGGCGTTACAAAGTTCGTTGGTTATTATGCCTCAGCGGGTGATGAAGATCAGGGGGATCTTGAAGGTCAAATATTTAGGAGTGAAGACACATCGTATCAAATTGGCACATTGCCTTCTGGCTGGACAAGGCACAATGTTGAAGGCGGCGACCTGGCTTATAAGAACACTGGTTTTGATGCCACAATGACCATAAACTCAACCTGTAATGAAAAAAAGAAAAATTATAGTCTTAAGGCGCTTTCAGAATCACTACTAATAGGAATAAAAGATAAAGAAGCAATTGAACGAACGGAAATTGCAGTTAGCGGACAGCCGGCACTTAGAACTATATATACCGGGAGCTTAAATGAAGTCCCGATTAAGATTGCAACCGTAGTTTTTAGAAAAGACTTTTGTATATTTGATTTTACTTACGCCTCTTCACCACAGGATTTTGATAAAGGAATAGGTGATTTTGATAATTTTTTATCACAGTTTAAGGCCTTGTAGATATGCTAAGTAACTATTTCGAAAGAGTCGGATCTTATGTAATTAATCTCATCGCCACTTTTGGCGAAATTCTCGAATTTTTATACAAAGCGGTATACGCGACTGTTACCCGTCCCTACAATTTTCGACTAGTACTAGAGCAGATTGATGAAATTGGATTTAAATCAATACCAATTGTTATAGCTGCTTCTATGGCAATAGGTATGGTTATGGTAGTACAGCTAGCGTGGGGATTTGTAAACTTTGGAGCAAAGGGTTTAGTAGGGCCTTTGGTTTCGCTCTCATTTGTAAGAGAGTTGGGACCGGTAGTGGCCTCACTACTTGTTGGAGGTAGAGTTGGCGCCGGAATAACAGCAGAGATTGGCTCTATGAAGGTGACAGAGCAAATAGATGCTATCAGAACTATGGGCGCTGATCCTATGAAGAAATTGGTAGCTCCAAGGCTGCTTGCTGCTATTATATCATTTCCAATCTTAGCTGCTATTGCTGATTTCACTGGTATTTTGGGCGCTATGATTATGTCCAATATTGATCTTGATGTTAAGCCTCAGCTATTTATCTCTACAATGCTTGAATGGGTAACAAAGGAAGATGTTATAAGCGGTATTGCTAAGACATTCTTTTTTGGAATTATTGTGGCTATAACCGGGTGCTATGTAGGAATGAGGGCAGGCGGCGGAACGCAGGGAGTTGGACGTGCTACAACAGAAACTGTTGTTGTGGCTCTACTTTTAATTATCATAGGCGATTTTGTTCTTACAAAACTATTTCTACTCCTATAATGTTTAGATAAACTAAACAGTTATGAACCAAAAAGGGTTTAAAGTCTCAGAAGGGATACTTTTTACCGACCAATATCAGCTCACTATGGCCCAGCTGTTTTTTTCCCTAGGGCTTCATGAAAAATCAGCTCAGTTTGATCATTTCTTTAGAAATTACCCGGACTACGGCTCTCATCAGGCAGGTTACTGTATTAATGCAGGGCTGGAGTGGGCAGTGCGCTGGATGCTGGAATCAGAATTTGGCGATCAGGAGATTTCTTATCTTAAGGATCAAAAAAGTAGTACAGGTGAACCTTTATTTAGAGATGATTTTCTAATATGGCTCAGAGAAAACGGAAACTACAACAATGTAACTCTTAGAGCAATACCAGAAGGTAGGGTAGTTCATCCCAATGTGCCCATAACCGTTGTCCAGGGCCCTCTTGCAATGACACAAATACTCGAGTCAGGGCTGCTTAACAAACTTAACTATCAAACTCTCATTGCTACTAAAGCTGCAAGAATAAAGGACACTGCTAGAGGACAGCCTCTTTTGGAATTTGGCCTAAGACGAGGACAGGATAAAGGGGTAAATGCCGGTGTGAGAGCAGCTCTTATTGGCGGAGCGGATTTTTCCTCGAACGTTGGTATATCTCACGCTCTTGGTTATCAACCCAAAGGAACACATGGCCATAGCATGGTTCAGGTATTTATAGCTATGGGAGAGGGTGAGATAGGGGCTTTTAGAGCCTATGCTGAGCTGTATCCCGATGACTGTCTTTTGTTAGTTGATACTATTAATACTCTAGAAAGCGGAATTCCTAATGCAATTAAGGTTTTTGAGGAATTAAGGCGAGGCGGCCATGAACCGGCCGGAATAAGGCTTGACTCCGGCGACTTGGCATACTTAAGCATTAGGTCTGCAGCTATGCTGGACAAAGCAGGATTCCCAAACACAAAGATTGTTCTTTCAAATTCAATTGATGAACTTGTGGTCTGGCAGATTATTACTCAGATAGAACAAGAGGCTTCAAAATTCGGGGTTGACCCATCTTCTTTGATAAAGCGGCTAGTTTACGGTGTCGGCACTAATTTGATAACCTCAAACGGCGCTCCAGCGTTAGATGGCGTATACAAAATGGTTGCACTCTCTAAAGGCGGCGAATGGACTCCTTCGATGAAGCTCTCTGATTCACCAGAGAAAACTCATAACCCGGGCAGTAAATCGGTCTGGCGCATATATGATACAAGAAATATGGCCACCGCCGACCTATTAACTGCAGCAGAGACAGATCCTTCAAAAATGGACGAGATAGTGCTAAGACATTCCTCTGATCATAATAAGTACAGAGTGTTGAAAAAAAATGAAATGCAAGAAGCCGAGCCTCTTTTAGAGACAGTTCTTGATAAGGGCCAACTTGTATATAAATTCCCTACTATAGAAGAAATAAGAGCTCAACGAAAAGCCGATATGGAGCGTCTGGATTCGGGAATAAAAAGAATTGTTAACCCTCACATCTATCACGTCTCCTTATCAGAGGAGCTTTGGAATCTAAAGAATGATTTAACAAAATCAGCAAAGTAATTATTGTTGCTCGGATATTTTATCTAGTAGTTTCTGAAGTTTTTCTTCAATCTCAGCTTGTCTTTCGGCAATCTCTTTAACTCCGTCAACATTGGAATCACTATCTTTAATGTTGAACTCAAAAATATCTGGTCTTGAGAAATGCCCAGCTCCATCAATAACAGCTTTTGCGCGAAGTATCATGTCGGTATCAATATCTGCATAAACAATATCTTCTTTCCCGTAGACTGGTCCAGCAATGTATTCGCCCCTAGGGCTAATTATCCCGCTTCCTCCGGGATAGTCCCAAAGAGTATTTTCCTTTAGCGCAAAACTATCTGGAATCATATCTTCATTTATATACCCAGAGGAAACTATGACAAATACCTGTCCCTCAAAGGCATACTGTTTGCTGGCGAAGTCCATCGTAGGCTTTACAAAACCGTGACCTGCCCATAGGCCCGCGTGTATTTGCTCACCTTTTGTAAACATGGCATAGCGTGCCAGTGTTAAGTGGTGCTCATAGCAGAAAAATCCCCCTAGCTTGCCAAGACCTGTATCTAAAACCAAAAGATCCTCTGCTCCACCCATGCCCCAAATGCATTTTTCACTATCAATGGACATAAGTTTTCTGTGTTTACCCAGAACTTTCCCATTTTTGCCAAGATATAAAATCGTGTTGTATAGAGTCCCTCCATCTTTCTCGTTGACACCTATTACAACATATGCGCCGGCATTCTTTGCTGCCTTGGCTAATTTATCAGTATCTTTTGAAGGGATTTCAATTGAATTCTTGTGAAGATCCGTAAAAGCGTCTAAAACCATTTTTCTGCCTTCTACAGATCCTAGGTCTTTTGGCCAGTAGGGATAGCAGGGAATAGTGGCCTCAGGAAATACGATTAGGTTTGCTCCGTTTGAAGCTGCCTCTTCAATAAGGCTAATTACTTTTCCTATGGTCTCGTCCTTATTAAGAAAGACGGGCGACATTTGAACTGCAGCAGCAGTAAATTTGTTTTCGTTCTTCATTAGCTTAGTTTCCTTTTAAAATTATCTCACGAAGGGTGAGCTAGTGTCAACGACAAATTATTAGGATTTGAGATTTTGGGGGATTGCGGGCGGTCCCATATAGTTTTGATCTAGGACCGCCCTGTGGTTTATTCTTTAGTTTTTGTTACTTATCGTCAGGATTCATAGCATTGAATGCTACGGCGGCAACTATTCCGCCTAAGAAGTTGGCAATTAGAAATATCCAAATACTTGAGATATCAATAAGGCCCATTGTAATAATACCAACAGCAACTGCTGGGTTAAATGCACCGCCAGATATGCTTCCAACTGCATATGCGCCGACTAGTACCGTAAACCCGATTGCTAACCCATAAAAAGAATTTCCTTCTGTATTCTTAGATGTGGCCACATTTAGAACCACAAAACAAAGTGCGAATGTAAAAAGAAATTCGGCAAGAAGTGAAGGAATGGGGCTTATAACGCCTACTTCAACAGGAACGTCACCTTTAATTAGAAATACAGCAAAGGCTGCAATAATACCTCCGGCAACCTGAGAAACCATATATGCTGGCACGTCACTTCCCGGGCAGCGGCCTCTCATCCAAACGGCGAGAGTAACTGCAGGGTTGTAATGCCCGCCAGAGATATGCCCTCCAGCATAGATCATTACCATTAGTACTGATCCAATAGCCACCGGCGCAAAAATTCCAGCACCCGGTTCAATAACTACCATACCTATAGTCAGAACGAGAAAAAACGTACCTATCAACTCCATTAAGTATTTGCTCATGATTTTATCCTCCTAGAGCCATCTTGATTTATCCTATTAACTCTATGCTAACAGAATTCCTTTAGATAACAAAGTACAATTATCTATAAGCAAATTATAGAATGGTTACAACTATGCTAGGGCTAGAACTACTTGATGTAGGGTGTTTAGATCGTAAGGCAAGTTTTAACTTCTCTTTGCAAGCAAGATACTCTCTTCCTCTAGGAAATTCTTGAACTTAAGTACCTTCTTAACATACTTAGGAGTGGTATTTGCCAATGTTTTACTGTTGGCAAATTTGGTTGGCCCATAGTTATACGCGGCAAGAGCGCTTTCAGTGCTATCAAACCTTTCTTCAAGATAAGAGATATAGTGTATGCCTAGCTTAACGTTTACAAATGGATCATATAAAGATTTGTGGCCTTTATAGGAAATACCCAAGTCTTTTGCTACATATTCACCGGTCTTTGGCATAACCTGCATAAGTCCTATCGCACCTCTAGAAGAGACTGCTTTTGGAGTAAAATCACTCTCAATCTGAATTACTGCTAGGATTAAGTAAGGATCTAGATCATTCTTACTACATTCTTCTACAATAAGTTTTGCCAGTTTACGGGCGTCTGTTGGATTAATGCTATCTGACAATTTTAATATAAATAAGAAGATTTCAGCCTCTTGCGGCGTTATATCCTCTATGGATAGGTTTTCCAAATCTTGAGACCACTCACTACTACTAGAAAAATTGCTGTTTAATAAAGTGATATTGTCAGATCCATTTAAAAATCCTTTGATGCTTGCTGTATTTAATCCAGAGACATTATCGGTTTTTAGAACAAGAAAACCTGCAAGCCCAAAAAATACTACGAATATTGAAATCTTAATTATTCCAAAAAAAGAGAACTTAATATTATTATATAAAGCTTTAAACATCCAAATTACTCCCAGACCCTTTAACCAAATTAGATATTACTAAAGATTAATTCTTATATCTTATAAATGCGGCCTTATCTATGTTTCTAAAGCGGAACTTGAATAGTGGCTCTTGTCCCCTGATCAAGATCAATCTAAGTATTACATAAAGATCTTAAATTTACTACCGCTTTTCGAGTTAAATACTATAAGCATGAAGATATGGTTGTCAAGTAGGTTTCTTCGCAGTTGCGAAAAGACTCTAAATGCCGAATTTGGGCAATATCTAGTTAACAATATCTAATTCTTGACCATGATATAGTTTCGTGTTAGTTTTTAGGTTCTCAAAAAAGTATGGGTTTATTGAGTAAAAGTTAATAAATAAGTTCATAGAAAAAATTAGGTCGTAGAGAAAATGAAGAGAACATATCAACCTCACGTTAAAAAGAGACTAAGAACACACGGGT
This window encodes:
- a CDS encoding carbon-nitrogen hydrolase family protein, with translation MKNENKFTAAAVQMSPVFLNKDETIGKVISLIEEAASNGANLIVFPEATIPCYPYWPKDLGSVEGRKMVLDAFTDLHKNSIEIPSKDTDKLAKAAKNAGAYVVIGVNEKDGGTLYNTILYLGKNGKVLGKHRKLMSIDSEKCIWGMGGAEDLLVLDTGLGKLGGFFCYEHHLTLARYAMFTKGEQIHAGLWAGHGFVKPTMDFASKQYAFEGQVFVIVSSGYINEDMIPDSFALKENTLWDYPGGSGIISPRGEYIAGPVYGKEDIVYADIDTDMILRAKAVIDGAGHFSRPDIFEFNIKDSDSNVDGVKEIAERQAEIEEKLQKLLDKISEQQ
- a CDS encoding lytic transglycosylase domain-containing protein produces the protein MFKALYNNIKFSFFGIIKISIFVVFFGLAGFLVLKTDNVSGLNTASIKGFLNGSDNITLLNSNFSSSSEWSQDLENLSIEDITPQEAEIFLFILKLSDSINPTDARKLAKLIVEECSKNDLDPYLILAVIQIESDFTPKAVSSRGAIGLMQVMPKTGEYVAKDLGISYKGHKSLYDPFVNVKLGIHYISYLEERFDSTESALAAYNYGPTKFANSKTLANTTPKYVKKVLKFKNFLEEESILLAKRS
- a CDS encoding ABC transporter permease, whose product is MLSNYFERVGSYVINLIATFGEILEFLYKAVYATVTRPYNFRLVLEQIDEIGFKSIPIVIAASMAIGMVMVVQLAWGFVNFGAKGLVGPLVSLSFVRELGPVVASLLVGGRVGAGITAEIGSMKVTEQIDAIRTMGADPMKKLVAPRLLAAIISFPILAAIADFTGILGAMIMSNIDLDVKPQLFISTMLEWVTKEDVISGIAKTFFFGIIVAITGCYVGMRAGGGTQGVGRATTETVVVALLLIIIGDFVLTKLFLLL
- a CDS encoding MIP/aquaporin family protein; the protein is MSKYLMELIGTFFLVLTIGMVVIEPGAGIFAPVAIGSVLMVMIYAGGHISGGHYNPAVTLAVWMRGRCPGSDVPAYMVSQVAGGIIAAFAVFLIKGDVPVEVGVISPIPSLLAEFLFTFALCFVVLNVATSKNTEGNSFYGLAIGFTVLVGAYAVGSISGGAFNPAVAVGIITMGLIDISSIWIFLIANFLGGIVAAVAFNAMNPDDK
- the grxC gene encoding glutaredoxin 3, with the protein product MTKVVIYTSTYCGYCRAAKGLLNNKGVEFVEIDLTSDHELRMELVEKHKWRTVPIITINDKLIGGYDELAALEREGELDKLLVIEIDE
- a CDS encoding nicotinate phosphoribosyltransferase; the protein is MNQKGFKVSEGILFTDQYQLTMAQLFFSLGLHEKSAQFDHFFRNYPDYGSHQAGYCINAGLEWAVRWMLESEFGDQEISYLKDQKSSTGEPLFRDDFLIWLRENGNYNNVTLRAIPEGRVVHPNVPITVVQGPLAMTQILESGLLNKLNYQTLIATKAARIKDTARGQPLLEFGLRRGQDKGVNAGVRAALIGGADFSSNVGISHALGYQPKGTHGHSMVQVFIAMGEGEIGAFRAYAELYPDDCLLLVDTINTLESGIPNAIKVFEELRRGGHEPAGIRLDSGDLAYLSIRSAAMLDKAGFPNTKIVLSNSIDELVVWQIITQIEQEASKFGVDPSSLIKRLVYGVGTNLITSNGAPALDGVYKMVALSKGGEWTPSMKLSDSPEKTHNPGSKSVWRIYDTRNMATADLLTAAETDPSKMDEIVLRHSSDHNKYRVLKKNEMQEAEPLLETVLDKGQLVYKFPTIEEIRAQRKADMERLDSGIKRIVNPHIYHVSLSEELWNLKNDLTKSAK